In Falco cherrug isolate bFalChe1 chromosome 2, bFalChe1.pri, whole genome shotgun sequence, the following are encoded in one genomic region:
- the NHLRC3 gene encoding NHL repeat-containing protein 3 produces the protein MRRKRPPGLLWPVMAGVLLALLALLWGSQVLKAFDYFPPWKEQQQMYKLDIGWPKIPEYFTGQTFCVAVDSLHGLVYVGQRGDNVPKVLVFSEEGYFLYSWNNTVEMPHGIFVLNTATDSSVWITDVGTGKYGHTVKQYSPSGKLMQILGTPGNAGSSLIPLQFDQPAEIFVEESGDLYIVDGDGGMNNRLLKLSNDYKEIWLTGTNGTGIGQFKIPHSVTVDPFGRVWVADRDNKRIQVFDKVTGEWLGSWNNCFSEDGPYSVRFTADYKYLIVAQLNINRLAILAAPPVGSIGDCVMIHTVQLADETKPHLVDVDMKSGAVYVAEIGAQQVQKYIPIS, from the exons gttttaaaagcatttgattACTTCCCTCCTTGGAAGGAACAGCAACAGATGTACAAGTTGGACATAGGCTGGCCTAAAATTCCAGAATACTTCACTGGCCAAACATTTTGTGTTGCTGTTGACTCTCTTCATGGTTTGGTCTATGTGGGACAG AGGGGAGACAATGTGCCAAAAGTACTTGTATTCTCAGAGGAAGGCTATTTTCTTTACTCATGGAATAATACAGTTGAAATGCCTCACGGTATCTTTGTATTGAACACTGCAACAGATAGTTCAGTATGGATCACAGATGTTGGAACAG GGAAATACGGACACACCGTGAAACAATATAGCCCTTCGGGTAAACTTATGCAGATCTTGGGCACGCCGGGTAATGCTGGTTCAAGTTTGATTCCCCTACAATTTGATCAACCAGCAGAGATCTTTGTAGAGGAGAGCGGAGACCTGTACATTGTGGATGGAGACGGAGGAATGAATAACAGATTGCTCAAACTGTCCAACG ATTACAAGGAGATATGGCTGACTGGAACAAACGGGACCGGCATTGGCCAGTTCAAGATTCCTCACAGTGTAACAGTGGATCCTTTTGGACGG GTATGGGTTGCAGACAGAGACAACAAAAGAATCCAAGTCTTTGATAAAGTCACAGGGGAATGGCTCGGGTCTTGGAAcaactgtttttcagaagatGGACCCTATTCTGTCAG atTTACTGCCGATTACAAATACCTGATTGTAGCTCAGCTGAATATCAACCGGTTGGCAATCTTGGCAGCACCACCGGTTGGCTCTATTGGGGACTGTGTTATGATCCACACGGTCCAGCTGGCAGATGAAACTAAACCTCACCTTGTGGATGTAGACATGAAGAGTGGAGCAGTCTATGTTGCGGAGATTGGAGCCCAGCAAGTACAAAAATACATACCCATAAGTTGA